The genome window TCCCGTCCTGCACCATGGTCCATCAGCTCGGAAAGGGCCGGTGAAGCAATATCCCACGCAACCTTGAGAATCAGAATAGCGACCACCAGCGCCCCGATCGGATCCAGAAAAGCCCATTTGGGATTGGTCGCGGCAGCAGCCACAGCCACCAGCGCCGGAATTGAACTGAGCGCATCACTGCGGTGATGCCATGCATTGGCAATCAGAGCCGATGAATGAATTCGTTTTCCCACGGTACGCGTTCGGCGAAAAAGAATTTCCTTGGAAACAATGGAAAAAAGCGGTCCGAGCAGAGCAATCGAAAGCGGAGGACATTTAGGGCCGTCGCTCATACTGCGAACGGCGTCTGCGCCGAACCCAAACGCAACTGTCGCCAGCAGAAAACTGATACAGAGTGCTACCACCGTCTCCACACGCTGATGCCCATATGGATGCCGCTCGTCGGCCGGCGCGGACCAGAACTTCACGCCCAAAAGAATCAGCAGATCCGTTCCCATGTCAGACAGGCTGTGCACAGCATCTGCGACGACCGCCTGCGACCGGCCGTAAATCCCCAAACTAAATTTCAAGGCAGACAGCAACAGATTCACCACCAGCCCGATAGCGGTAATATCACGAATCTGTTTTTCTGGTGATGGGGTACTCATGAGCAGGAAACCCTAATGAATCCCGCATTCGGTTGCGAGAGCTTTATTAAAACTCAGCAGAAACGAAAATGCCTGAACTTATGGCCTTGAATAGCAGCAGGATGAAGACTATCTTTTCCGGTCTTTCGGGCCCGTAGCTCAGTCGGTCAGAGCAGGAGACTCATAATCTCTTGGTCGGGGGTTCAAGTCCCTCCGGGCCCACCACCCTAAAACCGGCTCTTCCCCAAAGACGGGGGCAAGGGCGAATTTTTATTAACCACACATCACAATTACTCTCAATCTGTAATTGCTGAAATTCCTAAAGCCGTAGGCTCTCCTTTGAATCAGCTCCATCTTGGTATGGAAGCCTTCTGTAATGCCGTTGTTTCGGGTGAAACGCCACATCCGGGCGATCTCATCGCGCCAGGAACTCAATGTGGCCCCCAGCGTGCGCAACGGCTCGAATGGACTGTTGCGCAGCTGATCGATCCAGTACAGCAGGCGTGAGATTAGCGGCCGGCAGTCCTTTTGTGTTCGATGCTTCTGGTTGAGCAGTTCGCATAGCTCCTCTTTGGCCTTGTACACCATACCAATCGCTGGGTTCTGCTCAAAATATCGCTCCAGACGGGCTTGCTGCTCCGGGCGCAGGTTTTCGCCTTTTCGGCGCATCAGCGATAGCAGCCCACGGTTTTTACGCCCTACAGGGTCAAGTAGCTTCCATGTGTCGAGGAAATGGCGGATGACGGTTCGCACCACATGGAACCGATCGCTGACGATCAATGCATTCGGGAAATACTTCCGAGCCAAGCTGCGATAGCTTGATGAAAGGTCGATACAGACCACCTGAACGCGCTCTCGGCCTTTCATTCGCATCAGAGCG of Tichowtungia aerotolerans contains these proteins:
- a CDS encoding cation diffusion facilitator family transporter, which produces MSTPSPEKQIRDITAIGLVVNLLLSALKFSLGIYGRSQAVVADAVHSLSDMGTDLLILLGVKFWSAPADERHPYGHQRVETVVALCISFLLATVAFGFGADAVRSMSDGPKCPPLSIALLGPLFSIVSKEILFRRTRTVGKRIHSSALIANAWHHRSDALSSIPALVAVAAAATNPKWAFLDPIGALVVAILILKVAWDIASPALSELMDHGAGRDDLNRIRALAQSVPGVRSIHRLRTRRVGSGWFVDLHAEVDPDMTVRKGHDIATQVQFRLLEDGPSVADVTVHIEPDETI
- a CDS encoding ISL3 family transposase — protein: MPQEKIDLVGPGIKVHSVVRHGGVMIHAEYVGPVACPQCSSEQLRTKDRFVRKLRHESIGTKNTWLYLTLRKYRCEDCRRYFRARVPGLLPYRRSTEMFRQEIFMDHRDGISQQQLHRTRRIGSATVERWFHDHLELKEKMFSSRLCPTVLGIDEHFFTKKQGYATTFCDLQKHRIFEVAKGRSEHSLHSALMRMKGRERVQVVCIDLSSSYRSLARKYFPNALIVSDRFHVVRTVIRHFLDTWKLLDPVGRKNRGLLSLMRRKGENLRPEQQARLERYFEQNPAIGMVYKAKEELCELLNQKHRTQKDCRPLISRLLYWIDQLRNSPFEPLRTLGATLSSWRDEIARMWRFTRNNGITEGFHTKMELIQRRAYGFRNFSNYRLRVIVMCG